Genomic window (Armatimonadota bacterium):
GACAAAGCGACCGTGATCGTGTTCATCGCCCACGGATGCCCCCACAACAAGAAGGCCGCTCCGGACTGGAACCGCGTCTCCAAGTTGATGGGGACGAAAGCGCGCGTCCTTGGCGTCATCAACACCGACCCCGTGACGGCCAAGACCTACGCCAAGACGTTGGGACTGACGTTCCCGCTCCTTTCCGACAAGGACTCGAAGGCCATCGAAGCCTTCGGCGCCAAGCACTCGCTCGATAGCGTGCTGATCTGCGGTAAGGACAAGCGCGTGGCCAAGCAGTGGGAAGGCTATTCCCGAGCCACGATCGGAGAGATCTTCGCCGATCTCCCGGGCCATGGCGGCCCGACCGTCAAGCCCGACCTGAAGCTCTTTCCTGAGAAGAAGCAGTCAGGCTGTTCGCTCTGAACGGCTCCTTTCGCAGGATCCGGCCGGACACGCGTCCGGCCGGATCCGCGCCTCACTTCCCTGGAGCGAAGAGTTTGTCGTCGACTTTCTCCGACGTCTTCGCCGATTCGTACTCCATGACCCACTTGTCGCCCGCGGCCCACGTGGCCGTGATTTTCATCGGGACTTGCACTCCGTCGACCGCCTTATAACCCGAGTAGTCGTAGACCGAAATCACGGCTCCGATCGAGCTTCGCGTGATGTTCACCATCCGCACCAAGAGACCCGACTTCGTATCGAAGTAGAGCTCCTCGGTCGAAGGCATTCCTGGGCGCGTCCCACGGACGACCACGGTCTCGACGTCGCCGACCGTCTCATAGCCGACGACGGTCGTGCGGGTGTAGCCGTCGAACGCTCCGGCCCCGCGCCACGAGCGGCCCAGCCTGCCGAAGATCGCAGCCGGCTCATCGGTGAGAACGGCGCCGTCCTTCCACACTTGCTTTCCGTCCGACCCGGACTTACCGATCGACATCGTCAAAGCGAATTTCCCGCCTTCAGCTTGCACAAGCTCGATCGGCGTCTTCGTCTCGGCATGGCGTTCGCCGAGCGGGGCCGTCATCGTCCCTTTGAACGTCAACTGCTTCGGCACCTTTCCGACCGCATCGCTGTGCTTTTTGAAGAGGTCTTCGGCCTTGTCGCCCGTCCCTCCACCCACGTGACGCAGGGAGACGCCCTCAGGGACCGGCACCGTGGCCGGATGCTCGTGGCCGTTGTGGCAGGTCATACACGTGACCTCGAGTCTTCCCCGGAAATGCTTGTCGTTGATGTCGCGCTGGAGAAGCACCATCTCCCGCGCCTTTTCTTTCATCCGGGTCTCGGTCGAAAAGTCGGCTTCGTGGCAGCCCGTACACTCCATCTTCATCGAAGCGGACATGAACTCCATGGCAGGGATCAGGTCTTTGGCGGGGACACCCTTGAACACGACGATGTTCTTGTAGACCTGCTCGGCGGTCTGCTCTTGAGCGGGCTTGGCCCCGTCTTGGAACGCGGCGACGAAGGGCAGGGCCCCTAAAGCAAGGACGAGGGCTTTCAACATGCGGCGATTATGACGCTCGGAACGTGCCGAGCGGTGCGCACCGACGCTGCCGGTTCCAGGTCTCGCGTCCCCGGACTCGCTCCGGAAGACGTCGGCCCCTTCGACCGTCGAGTCGAAGGGGCCAGGATTCAGCTCGCCACTGAGCGCTCGTTAGAACCGCGACCAAAGGTACTGGTTCGTCACTTCGTGGTGGAACAGGATCTCCGTCGTCTTGATCAGCGAGCCGAGTTCCTTCGGAGACCGCTCGGCGACGAGTTCCTTTCGCTCCATGAACTTCTCTTTGGTCTCTTCGCCCAAGATCTGGGCCACGAAACCCGACCCCTTGTAGTGCCGGATCGCATCGTAGATGTTGCCAGGAAGGTAGCGCGTGCGCGTCCTGCGCTCTTCGCTCGAGATCTTCTCCGTCATCGGCCCTTCCAGCCCTGTCTTGACGAGCGTATAGAACGCCATGTACGGGTTCGCGTCCGGAGCGACGGTCCGGACTTCGATACGCGCCGACTTCTTGTTCCCGAGCGGGATGCGGACCATCGACGTGCGGTCGACGGCCGAGGACTTGATCTGGTTGGGAGCCTCGAAGTGCGGGTCCAATCTTCGGTACGCGTTGACGGAAGGGTTCAGCACCAGACAGATGTCGTTCGCGCTGTTCAGGAGGCGGTCGATGAAGTCCCAACCGAACTTGGAAAGGTTGTCCTCGCCCTTGGAGTCGTACATCAGGTTGTCGCCGTCCTTGCTGATCGAGATGTTCGTGTGCATCCCGCTCCCGTTGATCCCCGCGATCGGCTTGGGCAAGAAACTCGCCGTGCACCCCATGTTCGCCGCGACTTGGCGCGCGGTCAGCTTGTAAAGTTGGAGCTGGTCGGCCGCGATCAGCGCTTCGGTATAGGAGTAGTTCAGTTCGAACTGAGACGGGGCGACTTCGGGGTGGTCTTTTTCGTTCTCGAACCCTAGGGCGCGCTGACACTCCGCGAGACGGTCGATGAAGAGCTTGAGCGGGTCGTTGGGAAGGCTGTTGAAATACCCGCCGCTGTGGACGGGTGCGAAGCCGTCGCGACTGTTGTACTCTTGTTCGGCGTTGAGGCCGGCGAAGAGGAATCCCTCGCATTCGACCGCGACGTTGGCCGTCATCTTCTTCTTCGCCAACTCGTCTCCCAACTCCTTGAGACGGCCGCGCATGTCGCTCGGATAGGGTGAGCCGTCCTTATCGAGGATCAAACCGAAGACCACGACCTTGCCCGGGCCGAAAATGTCGCTCGGGAGCCAGCGGAAGCTGCCCCAATCGATCCCGAGACGAAGGTCGGACTCGTTGACGACGCTGAAACCGCGGATGGACGAGCCGTCGAAGGTCAGGTTGTCGTGGCTCTTGAGGAGGAACTTTTTGTCGTAGTCGAGCGTGTGGAACCGGCCCTCGATGTCCGTAAAGCAGACCGTGACGGCCTTGATCTCCTTCGTGTCCCCCAAATACTTCAAGTAGTGGTTCTGGAGCGTCTCCGCCGGCGTGCGCGCCAACTGTTTGGCCTTGGCCTCCAGATTGAGCTCCTCAAGCTCCTCGTACGGGATCTCAAGAAAATGACGGAGGGGTTTTGTCGGCTTGTAGGGGCCGTCGGTGAGAGACGCACCGAGAGAATCGATCGAGCGGCGCAACGGATCGGAGACCATGACGAATGCAATGATAGCATAAATCTGGCCATATTAATGTTTGAATAGGCCAGATTTATGCTTATTGCGATCAGTATGTCCCTAGGCGGCCATTGACCTGCGGCACTGGTCCGCACATTCTCCGCACATGTCCGCGCACCTTTGGCAAGCCTCGTGCCCATGGCGACGGCACTCGGCGGCGCAGGCGTCGCACTCGCGGGCACAATCCGCGCACATGGCATTGGAGCCGGAGCGCATCGTCGATACGCACGTTTCGCAGGTCGAAGCGCAGAGGTCGCAGGCTCGGACGCAGTCTTCCATGCCCTCCATGTCCCTGCATTCGTCGGCACACTCGTGGCACTCCTGGGCGCACCGGGTGCAAAGATCGATACATCGGTCGAGTTCTTGGGCGACGGCCATCTTGGTTCCTTTCCGGCCCGAAGACCGGACACCTGCTAGGACGCCGCCGAAAGGGCCGTGCACGCCGGCCTGGGACGTCAGGCACCCGCCGTCCGGAACAACCAGGTCTCCGGAACGGGAGCTTTCGGCCTTGAGGGAGCGGCCATCTCGAACTTAAAGCTGTTGGCCCCGCCCTGGTCGTACCACCGGACGTCGACCCGGTAGTCGCCCTTTTCCAACCACGCCCTGCCGGACTTTTCGACCGCGCCATGGGGGCCGTCGTTGTCGACGACCAGGGCGTCGTCGAGCCACAGCCTCGAACCATCGTCGCTCGTCAGATAGAAGTTGTAGGCGCCTGTCTCCGGCACCCGAAGTATCCCGCTCCAGCGCACGGCGAACTGGGCCGGCCTCGGCCGGACGGCCTGATCGAAGACCGACGTCACCGACGTGCCTGACGCCTTCATCGTCTTGAGGTCGGGCAGCCGGGACGGCTCCCCGTTCAAGAGGTATGTGTCCGCCCGAAGGCCCGGAGTCAGAGGGCCGAGGTCTTTGTTCCGGGGGTTCCGGCACTCGACGCGCGAGACCGGGCCTGCGATGCCCCTTTTGTTCACGAACGCGAACGTGACGGTCGTCGGCCTTGTAACGGTCACGCCGTTCCGGTAGACGGGCGACTTCCCGTTCGGGACCGAACCGTCCATGGTGTACCGCAACGTCCTGCCGGGGCCTCCCCCTTTGGCTTTGACCGTCGTGCGCCCTGAGAAGAACACGGCGGTG
Coding sequences:
- a CDS encoding redoxin domain-containing protein, which gives rise to MRTKTLLVIATALACVAPSLAFDQEKECACKDLPSFSLRGTDGQQYTQGNIADKATVIVFIAHGCPHNKKAAPDWNRVSKLMGTKARVLGVINTDPVTAKTYAKTLGLTFPLLSDKDSKAIEAFGAKHSLDSVLICGKDKRVAKQWEGYSRATIGEIFADLPGHGGPTVKPDLKLFPEKKQSGCSL
- a CDS encoding photosynthetic reaction center cytochrome c subunit, which translates into the protein MLKALVLALGALPFVAAFQDGAKPAQEQTAEQVYKNIVVFKGVPAKDLIPAMEFMSASMKMECTGCHEADFSTETRMKEKAREMVLLQRDINDKHFRGRLEVTCMTCHNGHEHPATVPVPEGVSLRHVGGGTGDKAEDLFKKHSDAVGKVPKQLTFKGTMTAPLGERHAETKTPIELVQAEGGKFALTMSIGKSGSDGKQVWKDGAVLTDEPAAIFGRLGRSWRGAGAFDGYTRTTVVGYETVGDVETVVVRGTRPGMPSTEELYFDTKSGLLVRMVNITRSSIGAVISVYDYSGYKAVDGVQVPMKITATWAAGDKWVMEYESAKTSEKVDDKLFAPGK
- a CDS encoding glutamine synthetase, with product MVSDPLRRSIDSLGASLTDGPYKPTKPLRHFLEIPYEELEELNLEAKAKQLARTPAETLQNHYLKYLGDTKEIKAVTVCFTDIEGRFHTLDYDKKFLLKSHDNLTFDGSSIRGFSVVNESDLRLGIDWGSFRWLPSDIFGPGKVVVFGLILDKDGSPYPSDMRGRLKELGDELAKKKMTANVAVECEGFLFAGLNAEQEYNSRDGFAPVHSGGYFNSLPNDPLKLFIDRLAECQRALGFENEKDHPEVAPSQFELNYSYTEALIAADQLQLYKLTARQVAANMGCTASFLPKPIAGINGSGMHTNISISKDGDNLMYDSKGEDNLSKFGWDFIDRLLNSANDICLVLNPSVNAYRRLDPHFEAPNQIKSSAVDRTSMVRIPLGNKKSARIEVRTVAPDANPYMAFYTLVKTGLEGPMTEKISSEERRTRTRYLPGNIYDAIRHYKGSGFVAQILGEETKEKFMERKELVAERSPKELGSLIKTTEILFHHEVTNQYLWSRF
- a CDS encoding four-helix bundle copper-binding protein; protein product: MAVAQELDRCIDLCTRCAQECHECADECRDMEGMEDCVRACDLCASTCETCVSTMRSGSNAMCADCARECDACAAECRRHGHEACQRCADMCGECADQCRRSMAA